The following DNA comes from Methanosarcina vacuolata Z-761.
GCGTACTCGACTCCGGTCTCTTCTCTTTTCGCTCTTACGAAAAAGCCTTCTTCAACCATCTTTAATTCGATGTTCTCTTTCTTTACTCCAGGCAGATCGATCTGAATTTCAAGGTTTCCTTTGTCATCAGAACACGAAACTATATCAGGAGACATTTTCACCATGGCCATGATACCCTCCCAAATAATATTTTCCCTAGCAAACTACATAATACAACTAATTTCGTCCATATATCGGCGAGTTTAGTGTAAGGCGTTAAGGCACCTGTGTTCAGAATTTCATTTTGGAATATAGATGCTTTGACATTCAGATATTTGAATATTAGATGTTACGGCACAAGATTTGAATCTTAAATGCTACGGAATTGGATATTGAAATCTTAAATTTACGACATTAGATGTCGATTTTTTATTCAAATTCTTGTTCCTGACCTCCACACAAACCCCAATAATAGAGTAAAAATCTCGATATTTATAATTTGTGAATCGATATATCGATTCACAGACCGTTTCACACCGTGTTATTCTGATTTTTGAAGGTAAAACAGACGTAGCAAAGCTTTATTGCAGGATTCTTGAAGTAAAGATCTCCTAATTGGCAATTTTCGGGCGGGTAAGTTTTTTACTTTTTTTGCAAAGGCTTGACTTTCATCCGGGATGTTCAACTCCATAGCTCACGGTTTTTGTCAATGAAAGCACGCTGGATCTCTTTTTTTGAAGAGGTGTAAATCAGGGCTGCGGGATGGTAAAGTTTCAGGATTGTTCTTCCCTCGTGTTCCACAGGGACTCCCCATTCGAGTTTTTTTCCGGGGCAAAAGGACTTTTCGGCTGTATTACCAAGAAGAATTATGATTTTCGGGCTAAGCAGGATTATCTGAGAAAGCAAGAAGGGCTTACAGCACTCGATCTCGTTTGTACTGGGTCTTCGGTTTTCAGGGGGGTGGCATTTGACTGTGTTTGTTACCATCCAGTCTTCTTCGGAAAGCCCCATGTACTCGATCATTTTATCCAGTTTTTTTCCTGCCCTGCCGTAGAACGGAATCCCGGTTTCGTTTTCGTTTTTTCCGGGGGCTTCTCCTATGAAGAAAACTTTCGGGTTACAGGAACCTTTTCCTATGACTCTTTTGATTGCACTTTTATGGAGTGGGCATCGGGTGCATTTAATTATCTCCCTTGAAACAGTTTCGTATCCGGCTTCCACCATCGTTCTGATTCGGTCCTCAAAATCTCTATGGTTATCCTTTTCATATGTCGTCGCCTTGTACCTCCTTTAATATTTTTATATGTGACCCGATATATTATTGAATTGTGGCCAGTTTTTGATTCTGGTTTTTATATAAAATTCGTAATCCATCTCACGAGACCTGCATACAAACAAACTTATTTATGGAAAAAATTCCATGACAAACATAACCACTATTCAATGATAAAAAATTCTCTGAAATTTGCTGTTAAATTTTATTCTTCACTATATATATAAAAAATCTCATTCACAAAGGTGCGCTGAGGTATGACTTCTAGAGACTTTCTCACAATCGATGATTTTGACACACACGGAAAGACAATTCTTGTAAGGGTTGACCTGAACTCCCCTATGGATCCACAGGGTAATATTCTGGATGATATGCGGATCCGAAGCCATATTGCCACCTTGAAGGATCTTGAGGACGCAAAAGTTGTTTTGCTTGCACACCAGAGCAGGCCCGGGAAAAAAGACTTTACTACAATGAAGCCTCATGCCAACCTGATGTCCAAATATCTGGGAAAGCAGGTTCTCTATGTAGATGATATCTTCGGAACTTACGCAAAGACCAGAATTGCTTCTATGGAAAATGGAGATGTCATCCTGCTCGAAAATGTAAGGTTCTATTCCGAAGAAAGCCTTGAAAGAACTCCAGCAGAACAGGCAAAAACCTATCCGGTTAAAAAACTGGCACCTTTTGTGGATATCTTCCTTAATGATGCCTTTGCCGTATCTCACAGGTCTCAACTTTCCGTAGTCGGATTTACTGAGGTTCTCCCTACCGGAGCCGGGAGGGTCATGGAAAAGGAACTCACATCTCTGGACCGAGGGGTCAAAGGAGGGGAACGGCCAACAATTTTCGTGCTAGGAGGAGCAAAAGTTGATGATTCGCTCCATGTGGCGGAAAATGTGCTTGCAAATGGAGGGGCTGACCGTGTACTCCTGACCGGAGTAGTCGCAAATGTGGCACTTGCGGCATCTGGCATAGATATAGGGAAAGTAAATCTGGACTTCATCAAATCCCAGGGCTATGAAGACCAGATTGAAAAAGCAAAAGGTATACTTGCAAAATTCAAAGATAAAGTTGGCCTTCCCAGGGACGTGGCTTTAAACGACAATAAGAAGCGGGTTGAAGTACCTGTCTCTGAACTTAAATCTGATTCACTCCCCATAAACGACATTGGGCTTGAAACCATCGTGAACTTTACCAGTGAAATCGAAAGTGCAAAAACTGTTATCTTAAACGGTCCTGCAGGGATTTCCGAAGTTGCCGAGTTTGCCCTTGGAACGCACGAGATTATAAAAGCTGCTATTAAATCCGAGTTTTCAATTATTGGCGGTGGGCATATTTCGGCAGAAGTCGAGCATCTTGGGCTTGCACACCGTTTCTCTCACATCAGTACAGGTGGTGGGGCACTAATTGATTATCTCTCCGGAGTAAAGCTTCCTGGTGTAGAGGCTCTGAAGGCTGCAGCTAAGAGATATGAGGAAGCTAAGAAGATCTAGTTGTTCTGTTTCCTGCAAGTTATAACATCTGTGAAAATAAGTATTCTATTAGGGAGTTTCCTTCTGTGAGTTCTCTTCTATAAAACTCCCTGGCTTTTCTTTTTAAAACGCCCTTTTTCATTTTCCGGCTTCTTAAAAGTAAAATCCCGGAAATATACTTTTACCAGCACCGATAAACATACTGTTATACTAGCTTCCACGTAAATATTATCATACTAACCTTAGGTAGATGCATATCTGGCATTTGCAGCCAGTACTGGTAATGCCGGTAGTAATCACATATAATGCTGGTTAATAGTTAAAGGCAAAAATTCAAAATAAATTGAGGTGTTGGTTCAAATGTGCTTACAGACGTTGAAGGCAGGGCTGCAGTCAAACTTGCAAGGAAAACTATCGAGTTATTCCTATCTGAAGAAAAGTTTCCGGAACCTCAGGAACTGGGTTTTGAGCTTTCTCCGGTTTTCGGAGAAAAAAGAGGAGTTTTTGTCACACTTACTGAAAGCGGACTTCTTAGGGGCTGTATAGGACATCCGTTTCCGGATTCGAGACTTGAGGACGCGATTATGGATTCTGCAATTTCTGCGGCAACACGGGACCCGCGTTTTCCTTCAGTGAGAGAAGATGAGCTTGATAAAATAGTTGTTGAGGTAACAATTCTTACCCAGCCCGAAAAGATTAATGCCCCTGCAGAAGAGCTTCCCGAGCACATAGAAATCGGAAGGCATGGGCTTATTGTAAAGCAGGGATATTGCCAGGGTCTTTTGCTTCCTCAGGTCGCCCCTGAGTATAATATGGATTCTATTGAATTTCTGAGCCATACCTGCCTGAAAGCCGGCCTTTTGCCTGACGCCTGGCTCAAAGGAGCCGAAGTCTCCTGTTTCGAAGGGCAGATTTTCAAGGAAAAAGAACCATGTGGCGAGGTCATTGAGGAAAATATTTCAGGTGAATGAGAACTCTTGCGGTTCCCTGGCTTTCTTAAACATTTTAGAATTCTTACGCAGCTTTTAGAGTACTGCGGGCAGCCTGCAGGCTTTCAGAGTCCAATTCCTGAGCCTGTCCGCAGGTGATTTATGGAGTGAGAGTTTTTCAGGCTGGAATCAAGTTGAAATCCAGTTTATTCGGATTGTGGTATCGTGGTATGTGGTATTGAGTATTCTTATCCTGAGTGCCGGTTTATTCAATCTCGATTCTCTTTCCAGCTACGGGTTTTGTTTTCGGTAGAGTGATAGTTAAGACTCCGTTTTTGAGCTGTGCAGTTGCTCCTTCTTCAGTTACGCCGTTGGGGAGAGGAATCTCACGGTAATAGCGCATGAAAGACCGTTCTTTTTTGAGGTAACCTTCTTTTTCAGCTTCTTCTTCGTTTCCTTTCCCTGCACTGATTACCAGAACGTTATCCTTTAGATTGAGTTCAACATCTTCTCTGTCAACCCCGGGCAGGTCGGTTGTCACAACTACTTTCTCATCTTCTTCCATAACATCAGTTAGCGGAGAGAAAGCTTCGTTTCCGAACCGGCTTTCCAGTGCAGGAAAAGTCCTGAACATATGTTCCATATAGTTCTGCATTCTTCTGATGTCATCAAATGGATCCCAGCTATACATGTCACGGTCTGTTCTTTTCATTGGAAATTTCATATCAGATTCCTCTTTAGTCAATTCCAGGTTTCTTTGATTACAAGCTTTCCAGAGTCCAGACGCCCCAGATTTCAGGATTGCTTTTCGTTCATTTTTCCTAATTTTACTTGTTTTTATAGTGTTTTGATCTGTAAATTTAGTCCAGAACAGTTATTATCCAACTCTCCAGAGAACAGCCTGGATGTTACGGGAAAGAAATAACGGCGGAGGTCCGTTTTGATCTCACCCGTTTTTTTACAGGCACGATAATGAGAGTTCAAGACTCCCACGTTTTTTAGGAGGTTGGGACAAGTCCATTTTTTGAAAGCGGTACAGGTTCGCCTTCGGTCTGTTCGCAGATATCTATTGAGTAACTGATGGGTAACACTTACAGTTCTGGTTAAATTGCTCTGTAAGGGTGGTGTTGTACCCAAGTTACTACCCTATAGATAGTATGATTGGTATTTATAGTTTTCGCATAATACAGATTTAATATTTAGATGACGAAGCTTAGAACCCCTGAGTCTTTATGGGTTATCTCCCATTTGATGAAGAAGGAGCACACTTTTTGTTTTAGTTGATTTCCAGACGTTATGAAAAGAGTTCGACTATCTTTACGTCGGATAAGTCATATGGAGAATGGGGAGAGATATTAAAGGAACATGTAATAGTGACTGCGGTACTTGATAGAATACTCCACCATTGTCTGACAACTAATATCAGAGGGAAAAATGCATGTACTGATAGTAAAAAACGAACATGATATTCTTTGAATAACATACACAAAGAAATGAAAGTACTTGAAAACACTTTCATGCCAGATAGGACAATAACAAGAGATCCTGATAGTATTTAATGGAAGATATGAGGGCTAAACTGAATACAGAATGTAGTATTTGCAGCTTCCAGAACAAAACTTGACAATAGAGTATAGCTTGAGAAATTTAAAAACGTTATCAGCAAATATGCAAGGAGAGAGTTGATGGCTGTATCCTACGATTTGAATCGTAGGGATTAGCCTTTATTACTCCCTAAATAAGCTGATTCTCCAAAAAATTTTATTTATTTTCCGGCTTCAGTCCCGGAATTTCTCCGTGCGCCATACTGTATGCTGTAACAGCATTCGGAGCTCCAAGCAGGAGTTTTCTGATCCTGTTATAAACACTCGGGTATTTCTGGGCGTTAAGTTCTCCGAGAAGGTCTGCCAGGATCTTTACCAGCGGAACATGATACTTTGATTCCATCTGGTCTATGTTTGCAAAGGCATTGAGCATATTAACCGTGCTGTACTCGTTCACAGGGGCGAGCTTTCTCAGGATTTCTGCAAAGAGGGCCCTGCCTTCCTCGGTCTGGAGGGATTTTTTCCGGTTGCGGGCAAAGCTTCCATAAAGGGCGCGCTGGTCATTTGTCTGCTCGATCCTGAAAGCTTCTGACCTTTCCATTTCCCTGACAAGTTCCACTGCATCAACGCTGCTGTTACTTCCTATTACAGAAAGGAAAGCTTCCCAGGCAACGAGGTTTTTCTTTGACTCCGCTTCAAAGGCTCTCAGGACTTCAACTTTGTCGGGCGCCGAACTATTCAGGTATGCAGCAAAAGCGCTCAACCGGTCAGTTGCACAGGTTGCAGTCTCAAACTGTTGTTTTATCATTGCATGAATCTCAGAAGTATCAAGGGTTGCAAGGATGCCAAGACATACATTTTTAGCTTGCCGGTTTTTGATTACCCTTGCCGTCTCCTCAAGAGTTGAATCTCTGGGGACCGATGATTCTTCAAAGAAGCGGTAGGCGGAAATTACAGAGTTTACATATTTCCGGGCAACAGCTTTCAGGAGTTTCTGTCTAACTTCATAAAGCTCCTGGTACCTGTGGGCAAACTCTTCATCCTCAACAGACTCAAAAATAGTCAGGAACTGACCTCCCGCCTTTTCAAGAAGCTGCCGGTCATTCAGAAGCCTGTAGTAAAGCTCGATAAAGTCTTCAGAGGGCTTTGATTCAGGATTTTTGAGGAGCTTTAGTTTTTCCCTGTCAACAAGAGTATAGAAAGCCGTAAACCTGCCTATGGTATCTCTGTCTTTCCTTACCTGCATCATGAGCTCTTCGTGGCTTGCTTTGTATACAAGTTTCCCATAGAATGAATAGCCCCTATTAAGTGATAGGAAGGCTGGCATATCCACATTTTCAATCACAATCTCAGCGGTTTCCCCGCTTATCCTTTCCAGGATCTCGGCAAGTTCATTTCCATTTTCGTCAACAAGAGCTGCCCTGAAAGGGAATTCCCAGGGTTTTCCACCATCCGGGACTTTTTGTTTGAGGAAAAATGTGAATTTTCTGGAAGCTCCGTCATATTCGGCTGAAACCTCGACTACAGGGAATTTAGTCTGTCTCAGCCAGGTTTCAGCCATCTCTTTTAATGGCTGCCCGCTTTCTTCTTCCATGGCTTCAATCCAGTCCTGGGTGGCTGCGTTGGAATGTTTGAACTTTTTGAAGTACCTGTCCAGGCCCCTGACAAAAGTATCCTTCCCTATAAGGGCCTCGACCATGCGCACGTATTCCGGGGCTTTCACATAGGTAACTGAGGTAATCAGGTCATTTGGATCATTGAAGCCGTCAGGAATGATCGGCATGGAAGCTGCACCCGCATCCAGGGCAAAGGTCCCCGACGCCGGCGCAAGCAGCTCAAGCACTCTGCCGAGCCTGTTGTAGTCCTCGCCAAAGAGAAAGGCATGATGCTGTTCTTCCACATGCACGGTCACTGCTTCGTTCAGCCAGATCTCAAATGGGCTTCTTCCGGTGACCTCGGACCCGTTCTGGTTATGGTGATATTCGTGCGCCTTTACCCGGGTCATATATTCAAAAGCCGGGTCCGTTATCTGCGGGAAAGGCATTATGCGGTTTGTGGTAATCGTGGTGTTCCCAACATTTTCCATGCCTCCGAAGTCCGAGTTCTGCATGCCGATTTCCCGGTAGACGGTGCCTGTATACCTGTATCCTGGACTGATGGTCCTGTTAAGCTCGGCAAGCCTTTCCCTGATTTTAGTAAGGTCTTCTTCCAGCGTGGATTCGGGTTTTGCCTCACGTTTTATTTTCTCCCGCATGCGGACAAGGTCCCAGAGCTCCATCCTGACAGGCAGCTTCTCCTCATCGAACTGCTCAGGCCCTGTGAAAAGGTAAACCCACATAACCGCATCATGCAGGATATCCAGTGCCTTTTCGGCTGCAGCCGCATCTGAAGCAGGGGGCACAAGCAGTTCAAGCATGAAAGTGCCTCCGTCAGGGTACTCAAACTCCCTTTTAAAGGTCGCATAAGTCCCAACCCCCAGGAAAAAGAGATAAGTCGCCATTGGAGTTACCGAGTTATCATATACGATTTTGTCCCGCCCGGGCTTTATGGTATGCCTCTCAACCACGACATCCCCGTTCGTAATGATGTTCGTGTACCGCGAATCCGCAATTATGGCAGTTTTGTAAGTGCATTTTGCGGCCATGTCGTCAATGCACGGCACAATTCTCTGGAACCCCCACTGCTGGCACTGTGTGATCTGCTGAGGTGGAGCTCCTGCCGGCGTTTCGTCATAGTAAAGCCCTTCAAGGATATTTTTAGTCGGCCTGCAAACCGTATCCGTAACAACCGCAACCTCGGTATGCGGTGGAATCTCTTCCATGAAGTTAATCTCAAGAATCGCGTCATCCTTCCGGTATCTGTAAGAAACCTCGTACTGTATGCAGCTTACAGCCCTGATCTCAAGGTCCCTGCAGTTTAATTCCAGCTTCTCAATAGGGGCATCCTTTGTCCTTACCCTGAGTAAGGATTTCACATTCGTCTTGTCATCATAAACATCAAACGCCAAATTCATATGCAAAACGTCAACAGTAAGTTCCCCGAAATCTTCAGGATAATATTTGTAAAGCCTATTCTTCATAAAAGAGTCACCGAATAAAAGTTATAAGAGTAATATTGTGGGATAGAAAAGGAAGGGATGTGATTTAAAGGTGTAGTTTTAATAACTTTTCAACAATCAAAGTGTATAAAAATTCTAAATACATATGATGCAGTATGAGTTTTAGCTTGATTTTAAACAAAGAGTATACAAAAGAAGAAATTGAATCTATATTTGATACTCGTTTTGGTTATGGAATAAAAGGAATAAACTTGAGAAAATTCACAGATGGTAGGCCATATATTATTTTGTTCTCAAAACAATTTGGTCCTTACACAGATGAATTTAGTGAGAATAGCTTTTCCTATAATGGGGAAGGAGTAAACAAGAATCAAAAATTAACAGCTGCAAATAAAGCTCTAACTGATTCGCAAACAGATGGAAGAGAAATATATGGATTTAGACAAAATCATGAAAAAGGAGTATGGAAGTATCTTGGATTGCTCAAAGTGATCGATTGGAAGTATACTCCTAAAAACGGATTTAATACTTATGTTTTCAAATTAAAACCAGTTAATTTCCCAAACAATTAGTGCTATTTAACTATTCGTTATCAATTTTTGATATCCTTCTTTCATTATTTATCTTGAAACGTCAAATTTTATTACAGTTCACAAGCTCATTTTTATTACAGTTTCCAGCTTACTGTGATTTTCTTATCACCTAAAGAATGAAAAAAGAAAATGTAACCTGAAAAGTAAAAACTCTTCTCACTCAACCTCAACATTTAATGTAAATTTCTCCTCCGTGCCGGTTATATTCTCCCAGGACCTCCTATATATGCCATTTACCTCCTGGCTGCCCGGAGCTGTAGCTTCAATTACCCATAGATGAATTCCGGGGACACCTGTAAGGTTTTCAGGGTTTAGACCTTCGATATATTCGTCGTCTAGAATACTGAGCCCACTGCTCAGGTTAAGTTTCCATAAATAGCCTGCTGATGGGTCTTCTCTAAGAATAACAGTAAAATTCTCTCCTTTTTTGAGGCTTATGGTTTTTCCGCTGTCAGCTTCGGTTACTACCTGACCTTTCTCTACTATTTCGTTAGCTTCAGTTGTGTTGTTAGTCACGTTTGCGGGTATTTCAGGATTCACAGGCTGGAGCTGGTCGTTATTTCCCTGAGTTTCATTCTCCTGAGCTTCATCTCCCATGTTTCCTGTCTTTCCCGCACAGCCGGCTGCAAAGACGATAGCAGCGACGACGAAGAGCATTGCTATGGCTTTTAAAACTTTCTTCATAACCCTCCTCCCGAAAATTCTCTTCTTTTATTTCAAAGTGAAAGTTCGTTTTACTTCTTTATTGATGCTATTGACACTAATCTATTTCGTCGCTAAATTCTGGTCTCATACCTGTTTATGTAAAAATCAGATTTCGAAGAAGCTGGAGGCGATAATGACTTTCTGATATGCAGCAAAGCTCCTGTGAACTATCTTATTATAAAATGAAGCACAATTTCTATCTGGTGACAGGAAAATGACTCTCACTGTGGGTATAAAAGGTGATTTCACACCTCAGGAGGTAAGTGAGGTCATCCGTGCAGCTCTGGAACAGAATGAGCGTGTGGCTAAATACAAGATAAAAAAGTATTCGGATATTTGTGAGAATCTTGAAAAAAAATATGAAATGGACTCAGATACTTTTATGGAAAAATTCGATTCCGGAGAACTCGGAGACGACGATGACTTCTTCGACTGGTATGCAGCAAAAAGGGGACTTGATATCTGGAGTAAAAAGCTAAAAATTATCTCAACGATTAACATATAACCTAAAAACTGTCACCTATAAATCAGTATCAAGCTCAGAAATATCCGATCTCCTTCGCAAGTTATATATACTATCCCCAATAAATGGGAATATTGTATAAAAGTCTCTAATTTGGAGCGTGTTTTTTCAGATAATGTTGCACCAGAGGATCAATGTAGAACTGAACCTTCAGATGCATCCATTGAAGTTTTCAGCTTTTTCGTCTCATTTTAAGAACTCTATAAGAGCTAATCTATATGCTTTTGCGGAGAACCCTCTTTGATTTTTGAGCTAGTTGAAAACTGCCGACAATAAGGTCTGATTGACTAAAACACAAAAACAAGTTAAGACAAAACAAAAACGAGCTAAATAAAGAGCACACTTAGTACCTTTATTTGCGAGGCTTGAAATAAAATGTCAGAAGAATCAGATGATCCAGACAGTAGTGATAGTAGCAGTCGTCAAAAAATGTTCACAGTAACCGGAGTGGTTCTGTGTGCTATACAGCTTACGTTCTTCGTAGGCATGATTTTAAAATTTATCGAGACGGATTTCCTCGGTGGTTTTACATTCATGCTGCTTGCTTACTCTTCAGCATTCGTTTACAGGAATCTGGAGAATTCCGGGAAAATTCCCAGCCTAGCCGAGAACTGATGACTGTGTGGCTTTGATCTGAAAACCACATTCTATAGTAACTATCTGTTCTGAATTTTTCCTTTTTCCTTTTTCCTTTTTCTTTTTCTTTTTCCTATTTTTTGTCCTTTGTCTTTTACCTTTCACCTATTGAAATTATTTAATGCTTTATTGTTTTCCATTTCAGACCCTTCACTTTAAATTGATCATGATTTTTAAATGTAGATAATATAAAGTTTTTAGTTATATTTTCTGCTCAAAAGAGGTAAAAGGTTATTAATTGTGAAAACGTAGGGTACAAATAAGCCTCAGGCACGAAAAAAGGAATTAATTGAATTTTTCAGGCCAGAAGAAATGGCTTGACTAATAAACTTGACTAATAAGCTTGACTGATAAAATAGAAAAAGAAATATAGGATTATTTTTTAGTACCAGCAATAACTTTCAATGGGATAAACATGGAGTTGACTTTGCAGATTGATACCGATTACTCGCTTCAGGAAGCAAGCGAGATTATTCGCTCGGCTCTGGAACATGAGAAACATCTTGCAAAATACAAAATAGATCGCTACGCTATGATCTGCGATGAATTCGAAGATCGTTACGACCTGATCTCTACCGAATTCATACAAAAATTCGAAGCCGGAGAACTTATCGCTGAGGATAAATATCTTGAGTGGTATGCTGCAAAGCGAGGGCTTGATCACTGGAAGAAAAAGCTGGCTCTCCTTAAAGGCATCAGAATGTAACTGCTCTAAAAGCTTATCAACAAACTTCTCAAAAGCAAGAATATTCAAAAGCTTCTAGAAAATTAATCGACAATTTCAATTTTGTATCCTTTTCAAATTCAATGGAGAATATTCCAACCTGAGAAATGCACAACAACTTTATCATATAGTTGGGAAGTGGACTGCATTGCTTGACATTGTTTTTCAGATTTGATTAAATTATTAAATTTTCAGCAAAGACATGAAATTTACTTTTACCCATACAATTTGAGAAGGATATACAATTTTTAAAAAATGAATTGATAACTTTTAAAAAGTTAATCTACAACTCTTTGAGAACTATTCTTTGAGAAACTATTCTTTTGAGAAACTGTTTGAGTTCTTTCCCAATTATTACTTGGTTTTTAAATTTAAAATGTTTTCACATCAGTCTGAGGTTGATCTAA
Coding sequences within:
- a CDS encoding Hsp20/alpha crystallin family protein translates to MAMVKMSPDIVSCSDDKGNLEIQIDLPGVKKENIELKMVEEGFFVRAKREETGVEYAGTYAFCCAVVPQKAVARYCDGKLFVIVPYRESSETVDIEIQ
- a CDS encoding M1 family metallopeptidase; its protein translation is MKNRLYKYYPEDFGELTVDVLHMNLAFDVYDDKTNVKSLLRVRTKDAPIEKLELNCRDLEIRAVSCIQYEVSYRYRKDDAILEINFMEEIPPHTEVAVVTDTVCRPTKNILEGLYYDETPAGAPPQQITQCQQWGFQRIVPCIDDMAAKCTYKTAIIADSRYTNIITNGDVVVERHTIKPGRDKIVYDNSVTPMATYLFFLGVGTYATFKREFEYPDGGTFMLELLVPPASDAAAAEKALDILHDAVMWVYLFTGPEQFDEEKLPVRMELWDLVRMREKIKREAKPESTLEEDLTKIRERLAELNRTISPGYRYTGTVYREIGMQNSDFGGMENVGNTTITTNRIMPFPQITDPAFEYMTRVKAHEYHHNQNGSEVTGRSPFEIWLNEAVTVHVEEQHHAFLFGEDYNRLGRVLELLAPASGTFALDAGAASMPIIPDGFNDPNDLITSVTYVKAPEYVRMVEALIGKDTFVRGLDRYFKKFKHSNAATQDWIEAMEEESGQPLKEMAETWLRQTKFPVVEVSAEYDGASRKFTFFLKQKVPDGGKPWEFPFRAALVDENGNELAEILERISGETAEIVIENVDMPAFLSLNRGYSFYGKLVYKASHEELMMQVRKDRDTIGRFTAFYTLVDREKLKLLKNPESKPSEDFIELYYRLLNDRQLLEKAGGQFLTIFESVEDEEFAHRYQELYEVRQKLLKAVARKYVNSVISAYRFFEESSVPRDSTLEETARVIKNRQAKNVCLGILATLDTSEIHAMIKQQFETATCATDRLSAFAAYLNSSAPDKVEVLRAFEAESKKNLVAWEAFLSVIGSNSSVDAVELVREMERSEAFRIEQTNDQRALYGSFARNRKKSLQTEEGRALFAEILRKLAPVNEYSTVNMLNAFANIDQMESKYHVPLVKILADLLGELNAQKYPSVYNRIRKLLLGAPNAVTAYSMAHGEIPGLKPENK
- a CDS encoding TIGR00296 family protein — its product is MLTDVEGRAAVKLARKTIELFLSEEKFPEPQELGFELSPVFGEKRGVFVTLTESGLLRGCIGHPFPDSRLEDAIMDSAISAATRDPRFPSVREDELDKIVVEVTILTQPEKINAPAEELPEHIEIGRHGLIVKQGYCQGLLLPQVAPEYNMDSIEFLSHTCLKAGLLPDAWLKGAEVSCFEGQIFKEKEPCGEVIEENISGE
- a CDS encoding protease inhibitor I42 family protein, coding for MKKVLKAIAMLFVVAAIVFAAGCAGKTGNMGDEAQENETQGNNDQLQPVNPEIPANVTNNTTEANEIVEKGQVVTEADSGKTISLKKGENFTVILREDPSAGYLWKLNLSSGLSILDDEYIEGLNPENLTGVPGIHLWVIEATAPGSQEVNGIYRRSWENITGTEEKFTLNVEVE
- a CDS encoding ATP-binding protein; protein product: MISRRYEKSSTIFTSDKSYGEWGEILKEHVIVTAVLDRILHHCLTTNIRGKNACTDSKKRT
- a CDS encoding phosphoglycerate kinase, yielding MTSRDFLTIDDFDTHGKTILVRVDLNSPMDPQGNILDDMRIRSHIATLKDLEDAKVVLLAHQSRPGKKDFTTMKPHANLMSKYLGKQVLYVDDIFGTYAKTRIASMENGDVILLENVRFYSEESLERTPAEQAKTYPVKKLAPFVDIFLNDAFAVSHRSQLSVVGFTEVLPTGAGRVMEKELTSLDRGVKGGERPTIFVLGGAKVDDSLHVAENVLANGGADRVLLTGVVANVALAASGIDIGKVNLDFIKSQGYEDQIEKAKGILAKFKDKVGLPRDVALNDNKKRVEVPVSELKSDSLPINDIGLETIVNFTSEIESAKTVILNGPAGISEVAEFALGTHEIIKAAIKSEFSIIGGGHISAEVEHLGLAHRFSHISTGGGALIDYLSGVKLPGVEALKAAAKRYEEAKKI
- a CDS encoding uracil-DNA glycosylase; amino-acid sequence: MVEAGYETVSREIIKCTRCPLHKSAIKRVIGKGSCNPKVFFIGEAPGKNENETGIPFYGRAGKKLDKMIEYMGLSEEDWMVTNTVKCHPPENRRPSTNEIECCKPFLLSQIILLSPKIIILLGNTAEKSFCPGKKLEWGVPVEHEGRTILKLYHPAALIYTSSKKEIQRAFIDKNRELWS
- a CDS encoding Hsp20/alpha crystallin family protein; this translates as MKFPMKRTDRDMYSWDPFDDIRRMQNYMEHMFRTFPALESRFGNEAFSPLTDVMEEDEKVVVTTDLPGVDREDVELNLKDNVLVISAGKGNEEEAEKEGYLKKERSFMRYYREIPLPNGVTEEGATAQLKNGVLTITLPKTKPVAGKRIEIE